One genomic segment of Streptomyces sp. TLI_146 includes these proteins:
- the murF gene encoding UDP-N-acetylmuramoyl-tripeptide--D-alanyl-D-alanine ligase: MIALSLAEIAEIVGGQSYDIPDPSLQVTGSVVIDSRLVAPGSLFAAFAGEHVDGHDYARVAYEAGAVAVLAARPVGVPAIVVDDVQGALGALAREVVRRLGTDVVALTGSSGKTSTKDLIAQVLQRHAPTVYTPGSLNNEIGLPLTALTATAETRHLVLEMGARGIGHIRYLTGLTPPRIGLVLNVGTAHIGEFGGREQIAEAKGELVEGLPQDGCAVLNADDPLVRAMAPRTKARVLLFGEAEDADVRAENVRLTDAGQPSFRLHTPSGCSDVTLRLYGEHHVSNALAAAAVAHELGMSADEIARALSEAGTLSRWRMEVTERPDGVTVVNDAYNANPESMRAALRALAAMGKGRRTWAVLGPMAELGDESLAEHDAVGRLAVRLNVSKLVAVGDREASWLQLGAYNEGSWGEESVHVSDAQAAVDLLRSELRPGDVVLVKASRSIGLERVALALLDGGVEGEVAAR, from the coding sequence GTGATCGCCCTCTCCCTCGCCGAGATCGCCGAAATCGTCGGCGGGCAGTCGTACGACATACCGGATCCGTCCCTCCAGGTCACCGGATCCGTCGTCATCGACTCCCGCCTGGTGGCGCCCGGTTCCCTCTTCGCCGCCTTCGCGGGCGAGCACGTCGACGGCCACGACTACGCGCGCGTGGCGTACGAGGCGGGAGCGGTGGCCGTGCTGGCCGCCCGGCCCGTCGGCGTGCCCGCGATCGTCGTCGACGACGTCCAGGGCGCCCTCGGGGCGCTGGCCCGCGAGGTCGTGCGCCGCCTGGGCACCGACGTGGTGGCGCTCACCGGTTCCTCCGGCAAGACCTCCACCAAGGACCTGATCGCGCAGGTGCTCCAGCGGCACGCGCCGACGGTCTACACGCCGGGCTCGCTCAACAACGAGATCGGCCTGCCGCTGACCGCCCTCACCGCCACCGCCGAGACCCGGCACCTGGTCCTGGAGATGGGCGCGCGCGGCATCGGCCACATCCGCTACCTCACCGGTCTGACCCCGCCGCGCATCGGGCTCGTCCTGAACGTCGGCACCGCCCACATCGGCGAGTTCGGCGGCCGCGAGCAGATCGCCGAAGCCAAGGGCGAGCTGGTGGAGGGGCTGCCGCAGGACGGCTGCGCCGTGCTGAACGCCGACGACCCGCTCGTCCGGGCCATGGCGCCGCGCACGAAGGCGCGCGTGCTGCTCTTCGGCGAGGCCGAGGACGCGGACGTACGCGCCGAGAATGTCCGGCTCACAGACGCCGGACAGCCTTCCTTCAGGCTTCACACACCCTCCGGGTGCAGCGACGTGACCTTGCGCCTGTACGGTGAGCACCACGTGTCGAACGCGCTCGCCGCGGCCGCCGTCGCCCATGAGCTGGGCATGTCCGCAGACGAGATCGCCCGCGCGCTCTCCGAGGCGGGCACCCTCTCCCGCTGGCGTATGGAGGTCACCGAGCGTCCGGACGGTGTGACAGTCGTCAACGACGCCTACAACGCGAACCCCGAGTCCATGCGAGCCGCCCTGCGCGCGCTCGCGGCCATGGGCAAGGGGCGCCGTACGTGGGCGGTGCTCGGTCCGATGGCCGAGCTCGGCGACGAATCGCTCGCCGAGCACGACGCGGTCGGACGGCTCGCCGTCCGGCTCAACGTCAGCAAGCTCGTGGCAGTCGGGGACCGGGAAGCGTCCTGGCTGCAACTGGGCGCATATAACGAGGGTTCGTGGGGTGAGGAGTCGGTGCACGTGTCCGACGCACAGGCGGCCGTCGACCTGCTGCGCAGTGAACTGCGCCCGGGAGACGTCGTGCTGGTGAAGGCATCGCGGTCGATCGGCCTGGAACGGGTGGCACTCGCGCTGCTCGACGGT
- a CDS encoding UDP-N-acetylmuramoyl-L-alanyl-D-glutamate--2,6-diaminopimelate ligase, with protein sequence MTTITPGPGNQDRNHHAPPPSFGDPAGAPGTLTAVPHADQYRTTPQDAPAHQPGAPRPDRPRPTSLGELADRLGAEAPGSGEVTGITHDSRAVRPGDLYAALPGARFHGADFAAQAAGLGAAAVLTDPAGADRAAATGLPVLVTEDPRGVMGELAAEIYGHPGRDLLQLGITGTSGKTTTAYLVEGGLRGAGHRTGLIGTVEMRIGDERIKSERTTPEATDLQALFAVMRERGVESVAMEVSSHALVLGRVDGCVFDVAVFNNLSPEHMEFHSDMEDYFQAKAQLFTPERARLGVVNLDDEYGRRLAAGESGIEVTTFSAEGHPDADWRAEDVDVRQDSSTFTAVGPKGERISATAPLPGPFNVANTLAAIVTLAVAGIDPQTAADGVAAVPGVPGRLERVDAGQPFLAVVDYAHKTDAVESVLRSLRKVTRGKLHIVLGCGGDRDQTKRAPMGAAAARLADTAVLTSDNPRSEDPLAILAAMLAGAAEVPVHERGDVLVDADRAAAIAAAVARAEPGDTVLVAGKGHEQGQDTAGVVRPFDDRLVLRAAIEHRQAQSGMKQ encoded by the coding sequence GTGACAACCATCACCCCCGGTCCCGGGAACCAGGACCGCAACCACCACGCCCCGCCCCCCTCTTTTGGCGACCCGGCGGGTGCGCCCGGTACGCTCACCGCCGTGCCACACGCTGATCAGTACCGAACCACCCCGCAGGACGCCCCCGCGCACCAGCCGGGAGCGCCCCGGCCGGACCGGCCCCGCCCGACGTCCCTGGGCGAACTGGCCGACCGGCTGGGCGCCGAGGCCCCGGGGTCGGGAGAGGTCACCGGCATCACCCACGACTCCCGCGCGGTCCGCCCCGGCGACCTCTACGCGGCCCTGCCCGGCGCCCGCTTCCACGGCGCCGACTTCGCCGCCCAGGCCGCGGGCCTGGGCGCCGCCGCCGTCCTCACCGACCCGGCGGGCGCCGACCGCGCCGCCGCGACCGGCCTGCCGGTCCTGGTCACCGAGGACCCGCGGGGCGTCATGGGCGAGCTGGCCGCCGAGATCTACGGCCACCCCGGCCGCGACCTGCTCCAGCTGGGCATCACCGGAACCTCCGGGAAGACCACCACCGCGTACCTCGTCGAGGGCGGGCTGCGCGGGGCCGGGCACCGCACCGGCCTGATCGGTACGGTCGAGATGCGCATCGGCGACGAGCGCATCAAGTCCGAGCGCACCACCCCCGAAGCCACCGACCTCCAGGCCCTGTTCGCGGTGATGCGCGAGCGCGGGGTCGAGTCGGTGGCCATGGAGGTCTCCAGCCACGCGCTGGTGCTCGGCCGGGTCGACGGCTGCGTCTTCGACGTCGCCGTCTTCAACAACCTGAGCCCGGAGCACATGGAGTTCCACTCCGACATGGAGGACTACTTCCAGGCCAAGGCGCAGTTGTTCACGCCGGAGCGCGCACGGCTCGGCGTGGTGAACCTCGACGACGAGTACGGCCGCAGGCTGGCCGCCGGCGAGTCCGGCATCGAGGTCACCACCTTCTCGGCCGAGGGCCACCCGGACGCCGACTGGCGCGCCGAGGACGTGGACGTGCGCCAGGACAGCTCGACCTTCACGGCCGTCGGCCCCAAGGGCGAGCGGATCTCCGCCACCGCCCCGCTGCCCGGCCCGTTCAACGTGGCCAACACCCTCGCCGCGATCGTCACGCTGGCCGTCGCGGGCATCGACCCGCAGACCGCCGCCGACGGCGTGGCAGCCGTACCGGGCGTGCCCGGCCGGCTGGAGCGGGTGGACGCGGGCCAGCCGTTCCTGGCGGTGGTGGACTACGCGCACAAGACGGACGCGGTCGAATCGGTTCTGCGCTCGCTGCGCAAGGTCACCCGGGGCAAGCTGCACATCGTCCTGGGCTGCGGCGGGGACCGCGACCAGACCAAGCGCGCGCCGATGGGCGCCGCCGCCGCCCGGCTCGCCGACACCGCCGTACTGACCTCGGACAACCCCCGTTCCGAGGACCCCCTCGCCATTCTCGCCGCGATGCTCGCGGGCGCCGCCGAGGTGCCCGTCCACGAGCGCGGCGACGTCCTGGTCGACGCCGACCGGGCCGCCGCCATCGCGGCGGCCGTGGCCCGCGCCGAGCCGGGCGACACCGTCCTGGTCGCGGGCAAGGGCCACGAGCAGGGCCAGGACACCGCCGGAGTGGTCCGCCCCTTCGACGACCGTCTGGTCCTGCGGGCCGCGATCGAACACCGCCAAGCACAGTCAGGGATGAAGCAGTGA
- a CDS encoding penicillin-binding protein 2, whose protein sequence is MSPQEPPRRRVPGPARPRPQARPAQRRPKAPARIRLGSPRPRLRLVSLGLTLIMIAFVVRLLQVQAVDASAYSAKAEKNRYASYALPAERGEITDRDGIALATSVDAYDITADPSMFTRATSKADDAPEQAAALLSPLIGKDQDEIARKLRTPKSRYVVLARRQTPQVWNQIKDLKKVFAEKARADLAKGGPGANVLGGVFNESSSKRVYPNGDLAAGILGYVNAEGRGGGGLESQLDKVLAGQDGKITYAQSGGRRVPTAGTRETPAVPGSGVELTIDRDIQWMAQKAITDQVRKSQADRGYVVVQRTDTGEVLAMANAPGFDPNDLAHAGRGALGNPAVQDVYEPGSTAKVMSMAAVLEENAATPLTHVTVPNRLHRGDRLFKDDIDHPTWNLTLNGVLAKSSNIGTILAVEQLGKTDAEADRVLYSYLRKFGLGSPTGLGYPGETPGILAPPQKWSTSQQYTVRFGQGLSLSAMQAASVYSTIANGGVRIEPTLVRGTKGPDGRFTPAPAPKQSRVVSEKTARTVAEMLESVVGDEEGTGVKARIPGYRVAGKTGTANRVDPGTGRYHGYTASFAGFAPADKPAITVYCAIQNPTKGSYFGGQICGPIYKQVMEFALKTLQIPPTGAKQPNLPVSFGGND, encoded by the coding sequence GTGAGCCCCCAGGAACCGCCGCGCCGCCGGGTGCCAGGACCCGCGCGGCCGCGCCCCCAGGCCCGCCCGGCGCAGCGCCGCCCCAAGGCCCCCGCGCGCATAAGGCTCGGCAGCCCCCGGCCCCGGCTGCGGCTGGTCAGCCTGGGGCTCACCCTGATCATGATCGCGTTCGTGGTCCGGCTGCTCCAGGTGCAGGCGGTCGACGCCAGCGCGTACTCCGCCAAGGCGGAGAAGAACCGGTACGCCAGCTATGCGCTGCCCGCCGAGCGCGGCGAGATCACCGACCGCGACGGCATCGCCCTGGCCACCAGCGTCGACGCGTACGACATCACCGCCGACCCGTCGATGTTCACGCGGGCGACCAGCAAGGCCGACGACGCCCCCGAGCAGGCCGCGGCCCTGCTGTCCCCGCTGATCGGCAAGGACCAGGACGAGATCGCCAGGAAGCTCAGGACGCCCAAGAGCCGCTATGTGGTCCTCGCCCGCCGCCAGACCCCGCAGGTGTGGAACCAGATCAAGGACCTGAAGAAGGTCTTCGCCGAGAAGGCCCGGGCCGACCTGGCCAAGGGCGGCCCCGGCGCCAATGTGCTCGGCGGCGTCTTCAACGAGTCCAGCAGCAAGCGGGTCTACCCCAACGGCGACCTCGCCGCCGGGATACTGGGGTACGTCAACGCCGAGGGGCGCGGCGGCGGAGGCCTGGAGTCCCAGCTCGACAAGGTCCTGGCCGGCCAGGACGGCAAGATCACCTACGCCCAGTCGGGCGGCCGCCGGGTGCCCACCGCGGGCACCCGCGAGACCCCGGCCGTGCCCGGCTCGGGCGTCGAGCTGACCATCGACCGGGACATCCAGTGGATGGCCCAGAAGGCCATCACCGACCAGGTCCGCAAGTCCCAGGCCGACCGGGGCTATGTGGTGGTCCAGCGCACCGACACCGGCGAGGTCCTGGCCATGGCCAACGCCCCCGGCTTCGACCCCAACGACCTCGCGCACGCCGGCAGGGGCGCGCTGGGCAACCCGGCCGTCCAGGACGTGTACGAGCCGGGCTCCACCGCCAAGGTCATGTCCATGGCCGCGGTCCTGGAGGAGAACGCGGCGACCCCGCTGACCCATGTCACCGTGCCCAACCGGCTGCACCGCGGCGACCGGCTGTTCAAGGACGACATCGACCACCCGACCTGGAACCTGACGCTCAACGGCGTCCTCGCCAAGTCCAGCAACATCGGCACGATCCTTGCCGTGGAGCAGCTCGGCAAGACCGACGCCGAGGCCGACCGGGTCCTCTACTCGTATCTGCGCAAATTCGGCCTCGGCTCGCCCACCGGCCTCGGCTACCCCGGCGAGACCCCCGGCATCCTGGCACCGCCGCAGAAGTGGTCGACCTCCCAGCAGTACACGGTCCGCTTCGGCCAGGGCCTCTCGCTCAGCGCCATGCAGGCGGCCTCGGTGTACTCGACGATCGCCAACGGCGGGGTGCGGATCGAACCGACGCTGGTACGGGGCACCAAGGGCCCCGACGGCCGCTTCACCCCGGCCCCCGCGCCCAAGCAGTCCCGGGTGGTCAGCGAGAAGACCGCCAGGACCGTGGCCGAGATGCTGGAGTCGGTCGTCGGCGACGAGGAGGGAACCGGAGTCAAGGCCCGCATCCCCGGCTACCGGGTCGCGGGCAAGACCGGAACCGCCAACCGCGTCGATCCCGGAACCGGCCGCTACCACGGCTACACCGCGTCCTTCGCCGGTTTCGCCCCCGCCGACAAGCCGGCGATCACCGTCTACTGCGCCATCCAGAACCCGACCAAGGGCAGCTACTTCGGCGGCCAGATCTGCGGCCCGATCTACAAGCAGGTGATGGAGTTCGCGCTCAAGACACTGCAGATCCCGCCGACCGGCGCCAAGCAGCCCAATCTGCCCGTCTCCTTCGGCGGCAACGACTGA
- a CDS encoding septum formation initiator — protein sequence MSGAARQLRGQAARLGRLLPPAGARSAARTPFVLLVVVLLGGGLISLLLLNSALNEGSFKLSELRRQTTELTDEQQALQHDVDGLSAPDALSRRATELGMVPGGSPLFLNPDGTVRGVPAAGAAQPAPAPSPEMVQGAAVTVPAPAGETPAPHAQPVPAPAPTPSGTPPRATAPAAPPAPAPAKTSPTPGR from the coding sequence GTGAGCGGGGCGGCCAGGCAGCTGCGGGGGCAGGCGGCCCGGCTCGGCCGGCTGCTGCCCCCCGCGGGCGCGCGCAGCGCCGCCCGCACCCCCTTCGTGCTGCTGGTCGTCGTGCTCCTCGGCGGCGGACTGATCAGCCTGCTGCTGCTGAACTCCGCGCTGAACGAGGGCTCGTTCAAGCTGAGCGAGCTGCGCCGCCAGACCACCGAGCTCACCGACGAGCAGCAGGCGCTCCAGCACGACGTGGACGGCCTCTCCGCCCCCGACGCGCTCTCCCGCCGGGCCACCGAGCTCGGCATGGTCCCCGGCGGCAGCCCCCTCTTCCTCAACCCCGACGGCACGGTCAGGGGCGTGCCCGCCGCGGGCGCCGCCCAGCCGGCCCCGGCGCCCAGCCCCGAGATGGTCCAGGGCGCGGCCGTGACCGTCCCCGCGCCCGCCGGCGAGACCCCGGCGCCCCACGCCCAGCCGGTCCCCGCGCCCGCGCCCACCCCCTCCGGCACGCCGCCGCGTGCCACCGCTCCCGCCGCGCCCCCGGCGCCCGCCCCCGCGAAGACCTCCCCGACCCCCGGCAGGTGA
- the rsmH gene encoding 16S rRNA (cytosine(1402)-N(4))-methyltransferase RsmH — protein sequence MTGREALPSEGGDGRREGQSRHVPVMLQRCLDLLAPALTQPGAVVVDCTLGLGGHSEALLTQFPEVRLIALDRDKEALRLSGERLAPFGERATLVHAVYDELPEVLDRLGVPRVQGILFDLGVSSMQLDEADRGFAYAQDAPLDMRMDQTTGVSAAEVLNTYPPGELVRILRQYGEEKQAKRIVSAVVREREKEPFSNSARLVELIRDSLPQAAKRTGGNPAKRTFQALRIEVNGELSVLERAIPAAVAALDVGGRIAVLSYHSLEDRLVKQVFAAGAANTAPPGLPVVPEQYQPRLKLLTRGAELPTEEEIAENRRAAPARFRGAQRIREDLR from the coding sequence GTGACAGGGCGCGAAGCGCTTCCCAGCGAGGGCGGCGACGGGCGACGGGAGGGACAGAGCCGGCATGTGCCGGTGATGCTCCAGCGGTGCCTGGATCTGCTGGCCCCGGCCCTGACGCAGCCCGGGGCGGTCGTCGTCGACTGCACCCTGGGCCTCGGCGGCCACAGTGAGGCGCTGCTCACCCAGTTCCCCGAGGTGCGCCTGATCGCCCTCGACCGGGACAAGGAGGCCCTGCGCCTCTCCGGCGAGCGCCTGGCGCCCTTCGGGGAGCGCGCGACCCTGGTCCACGCCGTCTACGACGAGCTCCCCGAGGTCCTGGACCGGCTCGGCGTCCCGCGCGTCCAGGGCATCCTCTTCGACCTCGGCGTCTCCTCGATGCAGCTCGACGAGGCCGACCGCGGCTTCGCCTACGCGCAGGACGCCCCGCTCGACATGCGCATGGACCAGACCACCGGCGTCAGCGCGGCCGAGGTGCTCAACACCTACCCGCCGGGCGAGCTGGTGCGGATCCTGCGGCAGTACGGCGAGGAGAAGCAGGCCAAGCGGATCGTCTCGGCGGTCGTCCGCGAGCGCGAGAAGGAGCCGTTCAGCAACAGCGCGCGGCTCGTCGAGCTGATCCGCGACTCGCTGCCGCAGGCCGCCAAGCGCACCGGCGGCAACCCCGCCAAGCGCACCTTCCAGGCCCTGCGCATCGAGGTCAACGGCGAGCTCTCGGTCCTGGAGCGGGCGATCCCGGCGGCCGTGGCGGCCCTGGACGTCGGCGGCCGGATCGCGGTCCTCTCGTACCACTCGCTGGAGGACCGCCTGGTCAAGCAGGTCTTCGCGGCCGGGGCCGCCAACACCGCCCCGCCGGGGCTGCCGGTCGTGCCCGAGCAGTACCAGCCGCGCCTCAAGCTCCTCACCCGCGGCGCCGAGCTGCCCACCGAGGAGGAGATCGCCGAGAACCGGCGGGCGGCCCCCGCCAGGTTCCGCGGGGCCCAGCGGATCCGGGAGGACCTGCGGTGA
- a CDS encoding carbonic anhydrase has product MSTPAHSPAEHPVRPHLAVRDGGTVTDRLVEANHRYAEAFSDPGMDARPVLRVAVVACMDARLDLHAALGLELGDCHTIRNAGGVVTDDVIRSLTISQRALGTRSVMLVHHTGCGLESLTEDFRHEIEDEVGQRPAWAVESFRDVDQDVRQSMQRVRTSPFLLHVDDVRGFVFDVTTGLLREIDAAA; this is encoded by the coding sequence ATGTCGACTCCTGCGCACAGCCCCGCAGAGCACCCCGTCCGCCCCCACCTCGCGGTCCGTGACGGGGGAACCGTCACCGACCGGCTGGTCGAGGCGAACCACAGGTACGCCGAGGCGTTCAGCGACCCCGGCATGGACGCCCGGCCGGTCCTCCGCGTCGCCGTCGTGGCCTGTATGGACGCCCGTCTCGACCTGCACGCGGCCCTCGGCCTGGAACTCGGTGACTGCCACACCATCCGCAACGCCGGCGGTGTGGTCACCGACGACGTCATACGGTCGCTGACCATCAGCCAGCGGGCGCTCGGCACCCGCAGCGTCATGCTCGTCCACCACACCGGCTGCGGCCTGGAGTCCCTCACCGAGGACTTCCGGCACGAGATCGAGGACGAGGTCGGCCAGCGCCCGGCCTGGGCCGTGGAGTCCTTCCGCGACGTCGACCAGGACGTACGCCAGTCCATGCAGCGGGTCCGCACCTCGCCGTTCCTGCTGCACGTCGACGACGTGCGCGGATTCGTCTTCGACGTCACCACCGGCCTGCTGCGCGAGATAGACGCGGCGGCCTGA
- a CDS encoding MoxR family ATPase: MTTYDERASLTDLTATAERVRRSVEGVIEGKPEVVRLSLTVLLAEGHLLIEDVPGVGKTMLAKALAKSIDCSVRRIQFTPDLLPSDITGVSIYDQQRRDFEFKPGAIFAQIVIGDEINRASPKTQSALLESMEERQVTIDGQTYELPSPFMVVATQNPVEMEGTYPLPEAQRDRFMARVSIGYPSAEAELQMLDVHGAVSPLDDLQPVAHAHDIVKLVDAVRKVHVAESVRRYAVQLVGATRNHPDLRLGASPRATLHLLRAAKATAALSGREYALPDDVQALAVAVLAHRLLPTAQAQLNRRTAEQVVLEILQHTPVPQAGGPLYGQQQPGTRRL, translated from the coding sequence GTGACGACCTATGACGAGCGAGCGAGCCTCACAGATCTGACCGCCACTGCGGAGCGCGTCCGCAGGTCGGTGGAGGGTGTGATCGAGGGCAAGCCCGAGGTCGTACGGCTCTCGCTGACCGTACTGCTCGCGGAGGGGCACCTCCTGATCGAGGACGTCCCCGGCGTGGGCAAGACCATGCTGGCCAAGGCGCTGGCCAAGTCCATCGACTGCTCGGTGCGGCGCATCCAGTTCACGCCGGACCTGCTGCCGTCGGACATCACCGGTGTGTCCATCTACGACCAGCAGCGGCGGGACTTCGAGTTCAAGCCGGGCGCCATCTTCGCGCAGATCGTGATCGGCGACGAGATCAACCGCGCCTCGCCCAAGACGCAGTCCGCGCTCCTGGAGTCGATGGAGGAGCGCCAGGTCACCATCGACGGCCAGACCTACGAACTGCCCAGCCCCTTCATGGTGGTGGCCACCCAGAACCCGGTGGAGATGGAGGGCACCTACCCGCTCCCCGAGGCCCAGCGCGACCGCTTCATGGCCCGCGTCTCGATCGGCTACCCGTCGGCCGAGGCCGAGCTCCAGATGCTCGACGTGCACGGCGCGGTCTCGCCGCTGGACGACCTCCAGCCGGTGGCGCACGCGCACGACATCGTCAAGCTCGTCGACGCGGTCCGCAAGGTCCACGTCGCCGAATCCGTCCGGCGGTACGCGGTGCAGCTGGTCGGGGCCACCCGCAACCACCCCGACCTCAGACTCGGCGCCTCGCCCCGCGCCACGCTGCACCTGCTGCGCGCGGCCAAGGCGACCGCGGCCCTGAGCGGCCGGGAGTACGCACTGCCGGACGACGTCCAGGCGCTCGCCGTCGCGGTCCTCGCGCACCGGCTGCTGCCCACCGCCCAGGCCCAGTTGAACCGCCGCACCGCCGAGCAGGTCGTCCTGGAGATCCTCCAGCACACCCCCGTGCCGCAGGCCGGCGGCCCGCTCTACGGCCAGCAGCAGCCCGGCACCCGGCGGCTGTGA
- a CDS encoding DUF58 domain-containing protein, protein MAAGAPPADAGPESAEKGGVRAALSGLTTRGRSFLAAGIAAAICAYVLGQEDLLRVGLLLAVLPLVCTTVLYRTRYRVAGSRRLSPARVPAGSEARVHLRVDNVSRLPTGLLMLQDRVPYVLGPRPRFVLDRVEAGGKREVSYRVRSDLRGRYPLGPLQLRLTDPFGMCELTRAFSAFDTLTVIPRTEPLPPVRLSGEAAGYGDGRQRSLALAGEDDVIPRLYRHGDDLRRVHWRSTARYGELMVRREEQPQRARCTVLLDTRDIAYAGAGPDSAFEWAVSGAASALVHMLERGYSVRLLTDTGSSVPGEGAGGFAGSTQDSSESAGLMMDTLAVVDHSDGGGLSRAYDVLRGGNEGLLLGFFGDLDEEQAAVAAKMRQRSGAAVAFVLDSDLWTHGSPPPGGHGPAERSLRLLREAGWTALTVPPGAPFAALWRQAGQERTGTGAASGGASWTSGTSGIPGMSGAWS, encoded by the coding sequence ATGGCGGCCGGTGCGCCCCCGGCCGACGCCGGGCCGGAGAGCGCCGAGAAGGGCGGTGTCCGGGCCGCCCTGTCCGGTCTTACCACCCGCGGCCGGTCGTTCCTGGCCGCCGGAATCGCCGCCGCGATCTGTGCGTACGTGCTGGGCCAGGAGGATCTGCTGCGGGTCGGGCTGCTGCTCGCCGTGCTGCCCCTGGTCTGCACGACCGTCCTGTACCGCACGCGCTACCGGGTCGCGGGCAGCCGGCGCCTCTCCCCCGCGCGCGTGCCCGCGGGCTCCGAGGCCCGGGTGCACCTGCGCGTCGACAACGTCTCCCGGCTGCCCACCGGCCTGCTCATGCTCCAGGACCGGGTGCCGTACGTGCTGGGCCCCCGGCCCCGTTTCGTACTGGACCGGGTGGAGGCGGGCGGCAAGCGCGAGGTGTCCTACCGGGTCCGGTCCGACCTGCGCGGGCGTTATCCGCTCGGCCCGCTCCAGCTGCGTCTGACCGACCCGTTCGGGATGTGCGAGCTCACGCGCGCGTTCAGCGCCTTCGACACCCTCACGGTGATACCGCGCACCGAGCCGCTGCCTCCCGTACGGCTCTCGGGCGAGGCCGCCGGATACGGCGACGGCCGCCAGCGCTCGCTGGCGCTCGCCGGTGAGGACGACGTCATCCCGCGCCTGTACCGGCACGGCGACGACCTGCGCCGGGTGCACTGGCGCTCCACCGCGCGCTACGGCGAGCTGATGGTGCGGCGCGAGGAGCAGCCGCAGCGGGCCAGGTGCACGGTGCTGCTCGACACCCGGGACATCGCGTACGCGGGCGCGGGCCCCGACTCGGCCTTCGAATGGGCCGTCTCGGGCGCGGCCTCGGCGCTGGTGCACATGCTGGAGCGCGGCTACTCGGTGCGGCTGCTGACCGACACCGGCAGTTCGGTGCCGGGCGAGGGGGCGGGCGGGTTCGCCGGATCCACCCAGGACTCCTCGGAGTCGGCGGGACTGATGATGGACACCCTCGCGGTCGTGGACCACTCCGACGGCGGCGGGCTCTCGCGCGCGTACGACGTGCTGCGCGGCGGGAACGAGGGGCTGCTGCTCGGGTTCTTCGGGGACCTCGACGAGGAGCAGGCCGCGGTCGCGGCGAAGATGCGACAGCGCAGCGGCGCGGCGGTCGCCTTCGTCCTGGACAGCGACCTGTGGACGCACGGCTCGCCGCCGCCCGGGGGCCACGGCCCGGCCGAGCGGTCGCTGCGGCTGCTGCGCGAGGCCGGGTGGACGGCGCTGACCGTGCCGCCGGGCGCGCCTTTCGCGGCCCTGTGGCGGCAGGCGGGGCAGGAACGGACGGGCACGGGAGCCGCTTCGGGCGGCGCCTCGTGGACGTCGGGAACATCGGGGATACCGGGAATGTCAGGGGCGTGGTCATGA